DNA from Rosa rugosa chromosome 6, drRosRugo1.1, whole genome shotgun sequence:
TTCCCACAGCCGTCGGATCAGCCCCCTTAGCCCGCCGACCGCTCCGACCCCGCATCGAACGACTGAGAATTCTTGCTGCCTCTCATCCTCAAAAACCCGTAAAGCTTTCTAAAATCCCTAACCGTATTCACACCTTCCCCACATAACACAACGGGTTCGCCCGACTCGTCCCCACCTGACTTTCTCGACCCGGTTTCGAACCACCTCGGAGGCCGTCCGATCTTCCCCGCCCCCCTCCCATCACCGTCGGTTTGCAACGCCGTGATGACCGACTTGATCGCCCGGCTCGGCGAGTTCCGGTTCGCGATCATGAGCTCGCCGATCTCGGCCGGGCTCAAACTCGACCCGGATTGGAAAATCTCCTCCACCTGGGGGAACAGCTTGTGCTCCTTCACCCCCAAATAGCTCGTCGCTAGGTTCCGAAACGCCGTgaaatcacacaacggaaaatGGATGTGGACGTCGATCCGACCCGGTCGGAGGAAATTCGGGTCGACCTGGTCCTTCGAGTTCATCGTGAACACCATGACTCTCTCTTCGGCGCAGCACGAGTTGAGCAAGCCGTCCATGAAGTTCGATATGCCGGAGAAGCTGACCGCCGTCGATTTCTCGGCGAAGAACCGATCCAGGTCCTCGATGAGGATCACCGACTTGCTCGTGGTCTGTAAAAGAAGCATCTTCAACTCCGAGTCGTCTTTAACCCTAGAGAGGTCGAGATCGTAGACGTCGTAGCCGAGGAAATTGGCCATGGCGGCGACGAAGCTGGATTTCCCGGTGCCGGAGGGGCCGTAAAGCAAGAAGCTTCGCTTCCAGACGCGGCCGAGTCGGTTGTAGTACTGCTTGGCTTTGAGAAACGAGTCCAAATCGGACTTGATCTTCGATTTGAGGTCGGCTTCCATGGCAATCGTCTCCAGCGTAGATGGGTGCGTGAACGGCACGGCCCTCCACCGCGCGTTGGGGAAGTCGTCGACGTTCATGTATAGCCGCAAATCTCGCTTCGGCTGGTCGAGCTCGTCGGCGACGACGTGGATGTGCTGCAAATACGGCCGCAGAATCCGCCGCTTATCGGCTTTCCGAACCTTCAACACCAAATTCCGGCAATTATTGGAACAACCCTTGCTCGCTTCGCTTTGCCACGTGAGCTTGGCCCCGAGAAAGTCGTCTTCGATGGTCTGGTTGGGGTCGAGCTGGAGGACGATCTCGTTGGGCTTTTTTCCGGTGACGAGATTGGTGAAATCGGAGTCCTCAATGGAGGTCAATGAGTTGAGATAAACGGTGACCTTGCAGTAGAGCTGATTCTCCTGCATACTTTCGTTGAATTCCGGGACTTTGAACGACTGGTAGACATGGAAGCAGTCCTCCACCGCCCGCCACCATTTCTTCACAATATAAACCAACCCTGTTTTGTACAGAAGCACACGAACCGCCACGAATATACAGACCGCCAACACTAGCAGAAAGAATGGGTTGGAAAGAATCATTtctgagagagaagagagaagaaccCAATTGGGAAATATCAATTCTGATGATGGGTCTGAAGTACCATACTGGGTGTTACAAATAGCAGAATGAAGGAGGTTGAGTTGAAATGAGAGACAAAGTTTTTGATGGGTCAAAATGGAGTGGGGAAAGTGAGAGAGGTTTATAAGCAAACTAATtagtaggaggaggaggactaCAAAAGGAGCA
Protein-coding regions in this window:
- the LOC133714831 gene encoding AAA-ATPase At2g46620 codes for the protein MILSNPFFLLVLAVCIFVAVRVLLYKTGLVYIVKKWWRAVEDCFHVYQSFKVPEFNESMQENQLYCKVTVYLNSLTSIEDSDFTNLVTGKKPNEIVLQLDPNQTIEDDFLGAKLTWQSEASKGCSNNCRNLVLKVRKADKRRILRPYLQHIHVVADELDQPKRDLRLYMNVDDFPNARWRAVPFTHPSTLETIAMEADLKSKIKSDLDSFLKAKQYYNRLGRVWKRSFLLYGPSGTGKSSFVAAMANFLGYDVYDLDLSRVKDDSELKMLLLQTTSKSVILIEDLDRFFAEKSTAVSFSGISNFMDGLLNSCCAEERVMVFTMNSKDQVDPNFLRPGRIDVHIHFPLCDFTAFRNLATSYLGVKEHKLFPQVEEIFQSGSSLSPAEIGELMIANRNSPSRAIKSVITALQTDGDGRGAGKIGRPPRWFETGSRKSGGDESGEPVVLCGEGVNTVRDFRKLYGFLRMRGSKNSQSFDAGSERSAG